A DNA window from bacterium contains the following coding sequences:
- a CDS encoding acyltransferase family protein, with protein MHNIPSRPVKLRLYYLDWIRVLAFGLLLFYHIALIFVDWDFHIKNSELYNGLKLPMLFIRQWRMPLLFLISGAGSWFAIKNIRNGAFIKKRIIRLLIPLIFGFLVITPLLNYVGLLHKGATYGSYASFMENHFFHHFRWNHLWFIGYLLVYTILALPLFHYLRGTNGKKLAEKTAMFFSAKKYSLLLLVIPLFIIEYTLRDAWPDKRKLINDWYNFSFYFVTLIYGYFIASNMSIWDRIEDDRTFYFLLGAVCFIFIYTELHQSGDDFLEKSYDAGVIYKLVKSVNTLAWMFCFLGYAKQYLNFTSRPMRYANMAVYPFYILHQPVLIIIGFFAVQLDIGIFAKYILISMGTFLFIWLFFEFVIRRSRWAALFFGVKERDLTRDKAHNVISKLFVN; from the coding sequence ATGCACAATATTCCTTCACGGCCCGTGAAATTAAGATTATATTATTTGGACTGGATCCGGGTTTTGGCTTTCGGCCTTTTGTTATTTTATCATATTGCGCTTATCTTTGTCGATTGGGATTTTCATATCAAGAATTCGGAGCTTTATAACGGGCTCAAATTACCGATGCTGTTTATAAGACAGTGGCGCATGCCGCTATTGTTTCTGATTTCTGGAGCGGGATCCTGGTTTGCGATAAAAAACATCAGAAACGGCGCATTCATAAAAAAGCGGATTATCCGACTCCTTATCCCGCTTATTTTTGGATTTTTAGTTATTACTCCGCTACTGAATTATGTGGGGCTTTTACACAAAGGGGCAACGTACGGATCGTACGCGTCTTTTATGGAAAATCATTTCTTCCATCATTTTAGATGGAATCACTTATGGTTTATCGGTTATCTTTTAGTCTATACCATTCTGGCACTACCCCTATTTCATTATTTACGCGGGACAAATGGAAAGAAATTGGCTGAAAAAACGGCGATGTTTTTTTCGGCAAAAAAGTATAGTTTGCTGCTGCTTGTGATACCGCTGTTCATTATAGAATACACATTAAGAGACGCTTGGCCGGACAAACGAAAATTGATCAATGATTGGTATAATTTCTCTTTTTACTTTGTTACGCTGATTTACGGATATTTTATTGCTTCGAATATGTCGATCTGGGACCGAATCGAAGACGACCGCACGTTTTACTTTTTATTGGGCGCTGTATGTTTTATCTTTATCTACACGGAGCTGCATCAGTCGGGCGATGATTTCCTTGAGAAGTCCTACGATGCCGGCGTAATATACAAGCTTGTCAAGAGCGTCAACACCCTTGCGTGGATGTTCTGTTTTCTGGGATACGCGAAACAATATCTCAATTTCACCAGCCGGCCAATGCGCTATGCGAACATGGCCGTATATCCGTTTTATATTCTGCATCAGCCGGTATTGATCATTATCGGCTTTTTTGCGGTGCAACTCGATATTGGAATTTTTGCGAAATACATTTTAATTTCCATGGGCACCTTTTTATTTATTTGGTTATTTTTCGAATTTGTTATCCGTAGGTCTAGATGGGCCGCTTTATTTTTTGGCGTAAAAGAAAGGGACCTCACGAGAGATAAAGCGCACAACGTCATATCAAAATTATTTGTTAATTGA
- a CDS encoding MarC family protein: MIQDYLLAFIPIFVAIDVIGIVPVYLTLTEGIPENPKRRVLRQSIFTAFLVSMTFLALGKIIFLFLGITMSDFKIAGGIILFAIAINDLLFSTEERKSHEVQDETTEIKIQHTASIGIVPIGIPLIVGPALLTTLMISMDSYGMGPTISSVVINLLIVYTALRYSPYILRVTGRSGAKGIAKVVTLLLAAIGVMMVRKGITEIIQGGM; the protein is encoded by the coding sequence ATGATCCAAGATTACCTTCTCGCATTCATTCCGATCTTTGTTGCAATCGACGTGATCGGTATAGTTCCGGTATACCTCACGCTGACCGAAGGTATTCCGGAGAATCCAAAACGGCGGGTTTTGCGGCAGTCCATATTCACTGCGTTTCTTGTCAGTATGACGTTTCTCGCTCTTGGAAAAATTATTTTTCTTTTTCTCGGAATTACGATGAGCGATTTTAAGATTGCCGGCGGAATCATTTTGTTTGCCATTGCGATTAATGACCTGCTGTTTTCTACTGAAGAGAGGAAAAGCCATGAAGTACAGGACGAAACAACCGAAATCAAAATTCAGCATACGGCGTCGATCGGCATAGTGCCCATCGGAATTCCGCTGATCGTTGGGCCGGCCTTATTAACGACCTTGATGATATCCATGGACTCGTACGGCATGGGGCCGACCATTTCCTCTGTTGTAATTAATTTGCTGATTGTTTATACTGCTTTGCGGTATTCGCCATATATTCTGCGGGTTACAGGCCGCAGCGGCGCCAAGGGTATCGCTAAAGTGGTAACGCTTTTATTGGCCGCAATCGGTGTTATGATGGTACGCAAGGGGATCACTGAAATTATTCAGGGCGGGATGTAA
- a CDS encoding peptide MFS transporter yields the protein MSKLRDQLQKVREGFHPTFWVANGMELFERLAFYGQKIVMSLYLRDRLGFTESESGQLSGIFGGMIYLLPIVGGTLADKWGFRNAFSIAFTILALGYFLVGSVGMTAFQGLYGDTSQYWLLVAFLFFTAIGGSFIKPAVLGTVAVTSKPETKSLGYAIYYWLVNIGAAIGPTIAYFVRDSFGMEFVYVVSSVSCLAMLIVNLLMYKEVKSEMTEVTESLGKKIANLFLVLGNLKFMVLLLLYSLYWVMFWQEFIVLPYYIIDFIDPHAPYEIIQSWSAAGAIILLQIPVNYLTKHIRTRTAILVGFGVSSLCWLIIGLYPSIPTIVAGIVAFALGEIMQAPRYYEYISDIAPPGQQGLFQGYAFLPIAIALFAGDPLGGWMYESLKTTPNPEMIFFALFGVGAFATVLMAIYNVVVGRQESKQKVS from the coding sequence ATGTCAAAACTGCGGGATCAGTTACAAAAGGTTCGTGAAGGATTTCATCCTACATTCTGGGTTGCCAACGGGATGGAGTTGTTTGAACGTCTGGCTTTTTACGGCCAAAAAATTGTCATGAGTCTGTATTTGCGTGACAGGCTTGGCTTTACAGAAAGCGAGTCGGGGCAGCTCTCCGGTATTTTTGGCGGCATGATCTATCTGCTCCCGATCGTCGGCGGCACGCTGGCCGACAAATGGGGTTTTCGAAACGCATTCTCCATTGCCTTTACGATTCTTGCCTTGGGATATTTTCTTGTCGGTTCGGTGGGGATGACGGCATTTCAAGGCCTCTACGGCGACACATCGCAGTACTGGCTGCTGGTTGCCTTTTTATTTTTTACCGCGATCGGAGGATCATTTATAAAACCGGCCGTATTGGGAACCGTTGCCGTGACGTCGAAGCCGGAAACAAAATCGCTGGGGTACGCTATTTATTACTGGCTGGTTAATATCGGCGCCGCTATCGGTCCCACGATCGCGTATTTCGTTCGCGACAGCTTCGGAATGGAATTTGTTTATGTCGTTTCATCGGTCAGTTGTCTCGCTATGCTTATCGTCAATCTCCTGATGTACAAAGAGGTGAAAAGCGAAATGACCGAGGTCACAGAATCGCTTGGCAAGAAAATCGCGAATCTGTTTCTGGTTTTGGGCAATCTGAAGTTCATGGTGCTGTTGCTGCTTTATTCATTATATTGGGTCATGTTTTGGCAGGAGTTCATCGTACTGCCTTACTACATTATTGATTTTATTGATCCGCATGCGCCCTACGAGATTATTCAATCCTGGTCTGCTGCGGGCGCCATCATATTGCTGCAAATTCCAGTGAATTATCTGACGAAACACATTCGCACGCGCACGGCGATTCTGGTTGGCTTTGGCGTTTCCAGCTTGTGTTGGTTGATCATCGGACTTTATCCCAGCATTCCAACGATTGTAGCGGGAATTGTCGCGTTCGCGCTGGGCGAAATCATGCAGGCGCCCCGTTATTATGAATATATTTCGGACATAGCGCCTCCGGGACAACAGGGATTATTTCAGGGATACGCTTTTTTGCCCATTGCCATAGCGCTGTTTGCCGGAGATCCTCTTGGAGGTTGGATGTACGAGAGCCTTAAAACAACGCCGAATCCGGAAATGATCTTTTTTGCGCTTTTTGGCGTCGGCGCATTTGCGACCGTACTGATGGCAATTTACAATGTGGTCGTCGGACGGCAAGAATCCAAACAAAAGGTTTCTTGA
- a CDS encoding TonB-dependent receptor plug domain-containing protein, with the protein MWSSDGKNPNKRFLDAEGFYEIKSSEMHSKIAETILCVFFLLGIPYGVLEAQEAGSIKIPPDSAVVSGEDSLWADAFSKLTIQHINQQADSANLFFHSDSSFFYKIISHDEMMKSYHGDFADWLWVAGGFYVHDLGSYGKPITASTNGLSNRHILVLLDGIPMNDPDAGWINLNTISLENIERIEIFRGNGSPRYGDQAAGGYVNIVPRQFTANEPLTSIKFRSAFSPFQDIGIFFGRNLGSHLQVYVGGSAKETPGEQNVQGLQGGFLYNFQRTRYAGKNLYAGINFLITPDWSMKFYTQSNKDRFDAYGRNIFGDKNIFDFSTVGGFRKDERTDYHMSLTGKTDRSLFQSHLYFVNINRNSNSFPKEISIPSFYSTQSVGWDGRYGLNIAQHRLWIGGEYVKRSIDRIPTQETRSNQTAIFAGDTFEWNTLVIQPSGRYEYHTIYHQAFSGALTVTLPVNDHLDILANAGHTETFPTLMDEFQNNVGRYETQFSGFPPGDFNFPINFAKNLSKQTTQSLSSSIHVKNIFYFDRVVISGYGNNLRDALYYYPVNFNTDSMEIKVGNLSRSKTYGVEFEFMKKIAMFEFTARQSLSKGDDEVRQGVPAYRTYFSGYGTFLFLKNNLKLTGFLSAMYVGKHAGFSFHDAPQIYFITPRYARGGWILNTRISVNIGTLQIFYEAENFPRVRFTMLDGYDITRQQVRVGLIWKLYN; encoded by the coding sequence ATGTGGTCGTCGGACGGCAAGAATCCAAACAAAAGGTTTCTTGACGCCGAAGGGTTTTACGAAATTAAGTCGAGCGAAATGCATTCTAAGATAGCCGAAACGATATTGTGCGTTTTTTTTCTACTGGGAATTCCATACGGTGTGCTTGAAGCGCAGGAGGCCGGTTCGATAAAGATTCCTCCCGATTCGGCGGTGGTTTCAGGCGAGGATTCACTTTGGGCCGATGCGTTCTCAAAATTGACCATCCAACACATAAATCAACAGGCCGACTCAGCGAACCTGTTCTTTCATTCCGATTCCTCATTCTTCTACAAAATTATCAGTCACGATGAAATGATGAAATCCTACCATGGCGATTTCGCAGACTGGCTGTGGGTTGCAGGAGGATTTTATGTACACGACCTCGGCAGCTACGGTAAACCGATCACGGCATCAACCAACGGATTATCCAATCGCCACATTCTTGTTTTGCTGGACGGCATTCCTATGAACGATCCGGATGCGGGCTGGATTAATTTGAATACGATCTCACTTGAAAATATCGAGCGTATCGAGATTTTCCGAGGAAACGGTTCTCCGCGGTACGGCGATCAGGCCGCCGGAGGATATGTTAATATTGTTCCGCGACAATTTACAGCTAACGAGCCCCTCACGTCCATTAAATTCCGTTCCGCGTTCAGCCCTTTTCAGGACATCGGAATTTTTTTCGGAAGAAATCTCGGCAGCCATCTTCAAGTTTATGTCGGAGGTTCCGCGAAGGAAACGCCCGGGGAACAGAATGTACAGGGGTTGCAGGGCGGGTTCTTGTATAATTTTCAGCGAACACGCTATGCCGGAAAAAATCTGTATGCAGGGATAAATTTTCTGATTACGCCCGACTGGTCAATGAAATTCTATACACAGAGCAACAAAGACAGGTTCGACGCCTACGGGCGGAATATTTTCGGCGACAAAAATATTTTTGATTTTTCCACGGTTGGCGGATTCCGCAAGGACGAGAGGACGGATTACCATATGAGCCTTACCGGAAAAACAGATCGTTCTCTTTTTCAGTCGCACTTGTATTTTGTTAATATCAACCGCAACTCAAATAGTTTTCCAAAAGAAATAAGTATTCCGTCATTTTATTCAACGCAGTCTGTCGGATGGGATGGGCGGTACGGTTTGAATATAGCGCAGCATCGGTTATGGATCGGCGGAGAATATGTAAAACGTTCGATTGACCGGATCCCTACGCAGGAAACGCGCAGTAATCAAACGGCCATATTTGCCGGAGATACCTTTGAATGGAATACATTGGTGATACAACCTTCGGGACGGTATGAATATCATACGATCTATCATCAGGCGTTCTCCGGGGCATTGACAGTAACGCTGCCCGTGAATGACCATTTGGATATTTTGGCGAATGCAGGTCATACGGAAACCTTTCCGACATTAATGGATGAGTTTCAAAATAACGTCGGGCGCTATGAAACTCAATTTTCAGGATTTCCTCCGGGTGATTTCAATTTTCCGATCAATTTTGCTAAAAACCTTTCCAAGCAAACAACGCAAAGCTTGTCGTCATCCATTCATGTGAAAAACATCTTCTATTTTGACCGCGTGGTCATTAGCGGTTATGGAAATAACCTGCGCGACGCATTGTATTACTATCCCGTGAATTTCAACACAGATTCTATGGAGATCAAGGTTGGGAATCTTTCCCGTTCTAAAACGTACGGCGTGGAGTTTGAGTTCATGAAAAAAATTGCCATGTTTGAATTTACGGCCCGGCAATCGTTATCCAAAGGCGACGACGAAGTGCGTCAGGGAGTTCCGGCCTATCGCACTTATTTTAGCGGGTATGGCACGTTTCTTTTTTTAAAAAATAATCTGAAACTGACTGGATTTTTGTCGGCGATGTACGTCGGAAAACATGCGGGATTCAGTTTTCACGATGCGCCGCAGATATATTTCATCACGCCGCGATATGCGCGCGGAGGATGGATATTGAACACGCGGATTTCGGTAAATATAGGAACGTTACAGATTTTTTATGAGGCGGAAAATTTTCCGCGCGTGCGGTTTACCATGCTCGACGGATACGATATTACGCGACAACAGGTTCGCGTCGGGCTGATCTGGAAATTGTATAATTAG
- a CDS encoding PAS domain S-box protein translates to MSVHTMKKSRISKGRIRSKDQILLLHAAVEDTEDSVLITDANLEPPGPRIVFVNPGFSKMTGYTIDEVMGKSPRLMQGPKTDRKVLDRLKLCLENGEPFFGEVINYRKDGTEYFLEWHISPVRDDGGNITHFVSVQRDITERKRAEELRIQFQQQKARTAAIVETQEEERRRIAKELHDALGQMLVAAKFNVDILEEKLELTDASTRKRAADIKNLLNHIMLEVRRISYNLMPSILEDFGLPPALSQLCEQLPQNESLKIQFVCKGLEKRLPRIVEIGMYRIAQEALNNIIRHSNAHEATIQLIKDRKTVTLSIEDDGNGFIPDEANTGKQRRGMGLMNMRERAESIDASFYLDSRPGQGTEVIVQLKDNEK, encoded by the coding sequence ATGAGCGTGCACACTATGAAAAAAAGCAGAATATCAAAAGGCCGAATTCGCTCGAAGGATCAAATCCTACTTCTTCATGCCGCAGTGGAAGACACGGAAGACAGCGTATTAATAACCGATGCAAACCTGGAGCCGCCCGGGCCGCGGATTGTCTTCGTTAATCCCGGATTTTCTAAAATGACGGGTTACACCATCGATGAAGTCATGGGGAAATCACCGCGTCTAATGCAGGGTCCTAAGACGGATCGGAAGGTTTTGGATCGACTAAAACTTTGTCTGGAAAATGGCGAACCGTTTTTCGGAGAGGTCATTAATTATCGTAAAGACGGAACGGAATATTTTCTTGAATGGCACATTTCGCCTGTTCGGGACGACGGCGGCAATATTACCCATTTTGTTTCGGTGCAGCGCGATATTACTGAGCGAAAACGAGCGGAGGAACTTCGCATACAATTTCAGCAGCAAAAAGCCCGTACGGCGGCAATAGTAGAAACTCAAGAAGAAGAACGAAGACGTATCGCCAAAGAATTGCATGACGCGCTGGGACAGATGCTCGTAGCCGCAAAATTCAATGTTGATATTCTAGAAGAAAAACTGGAGTTAACGGATGCATCGACAAGAAAACGGGCGGCAGACATCAAGAATCTCCTGAATCATATCATGCTTGAAGTGCGGCGAATATCCTACAATCTAATGCCGAGCATATTGGAGGACTTCGGATTACCGCCGGCGTTAAGTCAATTATGCGAACAACTACCGCAGAACGAGAGCCTAAAAATCCAGTTCGTTTGTAAGGGATTGGAAAAAAGATTACCGCGTATCGTAGAAATCGGGATGTATCGAATTGCACAAGAGGCATTGAATAATATAATCAGACATTCGAATGCACATGAAGCAACCATTCAGTTGATAAAAGATAGGAAAACGGTTACATTATCTATTGAAGATGACGGTAATGGTTTTATTCCGGACGAAGCGAATACAGGAAAACAGCGTCGCGGAATGGGACTAATGAATATGAGGGAACGAGCGGAATCCATAGATGCATCATTTTACCTTGACTCGCGTCCGGGGCAGGGGACGGAGGTCATAGTACAACTGAAAGATAACGAAAAATGA
- a CDS encoding response regulator transcription factor, producing MKKIRILLADDHALVREGMKTLLQDVNDLFVAGEASDGLEVIQKIKDLSPDIVIMDISMPRMTGLEATDLIQREFPKTKVLIVTMHENKDYAHQIFISGAAGYILKSAEKKEFINAIRTVYKGEKFFTRSMSDVTAKNYRNKSQSSIPITRREKEILRLIVDGLTNQAIAEKLFISPRTVDTHRSNLMQKLEIKNTAGLVRFAIENGIVSP from the coding sequence ATGAAAAAAATACGGATTCTATTAGCCGACGATCACGCCTTGGTGAGGGAGGGGATGAAAACCTTGCTTCAGGATGTAAATGATCTATTTGTTGCAGGGGAAGCGTCTGACGGACTTGAGGTTATTCAGAAGATCAAGGACCTGTCACCTGACATTGTCATCATGGATATATCTATGCCTCGTATGACCGGATTGGAGGCGACAGATTTGATCCAAAGGGAATTTCCGAAAACAAAAGTTTTGATCGTAACCATGCATGAAAACAAAGACTATGCGCATCAGATATTTATATCCGGCGCGGCAGGTTATATATTAAAGAGCGCCGAAAAAAAAGAATTTATCAACGCCATTCGAACGGTTTACAAAGGCGAAAAATTTTTTACCCGCTCCATGTCCGACGTGACGGCCAAAAACTATCGAAACAAATCCCAATCGTCCATTCCAATCACCCGCCGCGAAAAAGAAATTCTCAGACTCATCGTGGACGGCTTAACTAATCAGGCCATTGCTGAAAAACTTTTTATTAGTCCCCGAACCGTCGACACCCACCGATCCAATCTCATGCAGAAATTGGAGATCAAAAACACCGCAGGCCTCGTTCGATTTGCTATTGAAAACGGCATCGTCAGTCCGTAA
- a CDS encoding response regulator transcription factor, producing the protein MRNITILVADDNHVFRKTLCEFVESLGAVTVVAEALDGDHAIELTSKLLPDMILMDISMPNKTGLEAAKAIKTRYPGIFVVVITLHDGAVYRQLAKECLADDFIPKSDMKNKLSALIMHRLHSGEYET; encoded by the coding sequence ATGCGGAACATTACGATACTCGTCGCTGACGATAATCACGTATTTCGGAAAACATTGTGTGAATTTGTTGAATCGCTGGGAGCTGTTACGGTTGTGGCCGAAGCGCTGGACGGCGATCACGCGATTGAACTTACAAGCAAGCTTCTTCCGGACATGATATTGATGGATATCAGCATGCCCAACAAAACGGGTCTCGAAGCGGCAAAAGCCATCAAGACTCGCTACCCCGGCATCTTTGTTGTTGTGATCACTCTCCATGATGGAGCCGTGTATCGGCAACTTGCCAAAGAATGCCTGGCGGATGATTTTATTCCTAAAAGTGATATGAAAAATAAATTATCGGCTCTGATTATGCACAGACTTCATTCCGGCGAATACGAAACTTGA
- the mscL gene encoding large-conductance mechanosensitive channel protein MscL, which yields MKNMMQEFKEFMSRGNVVDLAVGIIIGGAFGKIVSSLVNDVLMPPIGWLVGGLNFKDLSIKMKAPMIDTSGNMIDHVVTLNYGSFIQTAVDFIIIAFAVFMVVKLVNKVKRKEPPAEPPKPSNQELLLMEIRDLLKNAK from the coding sequence ATGAAAAACATGATGCAGGAATTCAAAGAATTCATGTCCAGGGGAAATGTCGTCGATCTGGCCGTCGGTATTATCATCGGCGGCGCATTCGGAAAAATTGTATCTTCGTTGGTCAATGATGTTCTGATGCCGCCCATCGGCTGGCTAGTCGGCGGACTCAATTTTAAAGATTTGTCGATCAAAATGAAGGCGCCGATGATTGACACTTCGGGCAACATGATTGATCACGTAGTGACTTTAAACTACGGATCGTTCATTCAAACCGCCGTGGATTTTATTATCATTGCATTCGCCGTTTTTATGGTGGTCAAGTTGGTTAACAAGGTCAAACGAAAAGAACCTCCGGCAGAACCCCCTAAACCGAGCAATCAGGAATTGCTGTTGATGGAAATCAGGGATCTTTTAAAAAACGCTAAATAA
- a CDS encoding DUF3078 domain-containing protein, with protein sequence MKTLLVMVYALVIMISQSLVAQDTTGFWKTGGALGLNFNQVGLKNWSGGGENSLAVNGLVNGFANMKKDKISWDNTLELGYGLVKQGDLGVRKSDDKIVLTSKFGREAIEYWSFTGLLDFRTQFANGFDYKTTPKSKISEFMSPAYLMLSLGAEFKPNDNFFALISPITGKMTFVLDDTLSHYGAYGVDPGKTVRSELGWNINSVYKRKLMENTDFQTKLNLFSSYEDLEHIDVNWENMLLLKVNKYITSTVSTNVIYDYDIKDTDGKAKWQLKEVIAVGILYNF encoded by the coding sequence ATGAAGACATTATTAGTAATGGTATACGCTCTGGTTATCATGATATCACAAAGTTTGGTTGCGCAGGATACCACAGGCTTTTGGAAAACCGGAGGAGCGCTTGGGCTTAATTTTAATCAGGTCGGATTAAAGAATTGGTCGGGCGGCGGCGAAAATTCACTGGCAGTGAACGGGCTAGTAAATGGTTTTGCCAACATGAAAAAAGATAAAATTTCGTGGGATAATACACTGGAATTAGGATACGGCCTTGTTAAACAAGGTGATTTGGGCGTTCGCAAAAGCGACGACAAAATTGTCTTAACCTCCAAATTCGGGCGGGAAGCGATTGAATATTGGAGCTTCACAGGCTTGCTCGATTTCAGAACGCAATTTGCAAACGGGTTCGATTACAAGACTACGCCGAAATCAAAAATATCGGAGTTCATGTCGCCAGCCTATTTGATGCTATCTCTTGGCGCCGAGTTCAAGCCCAACGACAATTTCTTCGCTCTCATCTCACCGATCACGGGTAAAATGACGTTCGTTCTTGACGACACGCTCTCCCACTACGGCGCGTATGGCGTCGATCCGGGGAAGACGGTTCGCAGCGAATTGGGCTGGAATATTAACAGCGTGTATAAACGAAAATTAATGGAGAATACGGATTTCCAAACTAAATTGAATTTGTTTTCAAGCTATGAAGACCTCGAGCATATTGATGTTAACTGGGAAAATATGCTTCTGCTGAAAGTGAACAAGTATATTACCTCCACCGTTTCGACGAATGTTATATATGATTACGATATCAAAGATACCGACGGGAAAGCAAAGTGGCAATTGAAAGAAGTGATCGCTGTCGGGATTTTGTATAATTTTTAG
- a CDS encoding carboxymuconolactone decarboxylase family protein, with amino-acid sequence MADRFKEFTEFRQKMNERILEQDNKVIKRFFSIDTLTYQPGALDVKTKEMLGLVASMVLRCDDCVSYHINKCKEAGVSREEMFEVFSVGLVVGGSIVIPHLRRAVAFLDELEKGK; translated from the coding sequence ATGGCAGATCGTTTCAAAGAGTTTACAGAATTTCGCCAGAAGATGAACGAACGGATCCTGGAGCAAGATAATAAGGTCATTAAGCGATTCTTTTCAATCGATACGTTGACCTATCAGCCGGGCGCGCTGGACGTCAAAACAAAAGAAATGCTCGGTCTTGTTGCCTCGATGGTACTGCGCTGCGACGATTGCGTGTCGTATCACATTAATAAATGTAAAGAAGCCGGCGTTTCACGGGAAGAGATGTTTGAAGTCTTCAGCGTCGGCTTGGTTGTCGGCGGATCCATCGTTATTCCGCACTTACGCAGAGCCGTGGCGTTTTTAGACGAATTAGAAAAAGGGAAATAA
- a CDS encoding efflux RND transporter periplasmic adaptor subunit, giving the protein MSKKMKSIIIWGVVAISIGGLSINKWITSEEKSKSNRAAGSFNDSRITVKGRVITYETLTNKVLATGTVIANEEVDMKSEISGRVVQILFKEGGRVSKGELLIKLNDSELQAQLEKSESRKKLAESNEVRQRILLEKELLAKEVYDATVNELNSVQADIALLRAQIAKTEIRAPFDGVIGLKYVSEGSYISTTTKIATLQNILAVKIDFSIPEKYVNDILREAEITFTISGTEKKYKGRIFAIEPKIDPATRTVAMRAICTNTDGKIFPGAFANIEVVLKETKNALMVPTESIIPELKSQKVFVYKNGLAQSISVETGLRTDTKIQITKGLQPGDTVITTGVLLLRTGSPVAISDLE; this is encoded by the coding sequence ATGAGCAAGAAGATGAAGAGTATTATAATATGGGGCGTTGTCGCAATATCTATCGGCGGTTTGTCGATCAATAAATGGATAACAAGTGAAGAGAAATCGAAATCCAACCGTGCCGCCGGAAGTTTTAACGACAGCAGAATTACAGTTAAAGGACGCGTTATAACTTATGAAACTCTGACCAATAAAGTGTTGGCCACCGGAACCGTAATCGCGAATGAAGAAGTAGATATGAAAAGCGAGATATCCGGCCGGGTGGTACAAATTCTTTTCAAAGAAGGCGGCCGCGTCAGCAAAGGCGAACTGCTGATCAAACTCAACGACTCGGAGCTGCAGGCGCAACTGGAAAAATCGGAATCGCGTAAGAAATTAGCCGAAAGCAATGAGGTTCGGCAGCGGATATTACTTGAAAAAGAACTTCTTGCCAAGGAAGTATACGACGCAACGGTCAATGAACTGAACTCCGTACAGGCCGACATTGCGCTGCTCAGGGCGCAGATCGCCAAAACGGAAATCCGTGCGCCGTTTGACGGCGTAATAGGACTAAAATACGTCAGTGAAGGCAGTTATATTTCTACAACGACCAAAATCGCAACTCTTCAGAATATTCTGGCGGTTAAAATTGATTTTTCAATTCCGGAAAAATATGTGAACGATATTCTTCGTGAAGCCGAGATAACTTTTACCATTTCAGGCACGGAAAAAAAATATAAAGGCCGTATATTTGCGATTGAACCTAAGATTGACCCGGCGACGCGAACGGTAGCCATGCGCGCGATATGCACCAATACCGACGGAAAAATATTTCCGGGCGCATTTGCCAATATCGAAGTGGTTCTGAAGGAAACTAAGAATGCGCTGATGGTTCCGACGGAGTCCATTATTCCTGAACTGAAAAGTCAGAAAGTTTTTGTTTATAAAAACGGCCTTGCGCAATCCATCTCGGTTGAGACCGGTTTACGAACGGACACAAAGATTCAGATCACCAAAGGGCTACAACCCGGGGACACGGTAATTACTACCGGCGTGTTGCTGCTGAGGACCGGAAGCCCGGTGGCCATTTCAGATCTTGAGTAG